In the genome of Notamacropus eugenii isolate mMacEug1 chromosome 5, mMacEug1.pri_v2, whole genome shotgun sequence, one region contains:
- the LOC140508735 gene encoding olfactory receptor 51V1-like has product MSSALGSNSSSSSFLFTGFPGLEWAHHWISIPVFSVYLAAILGNATIIHIVCTDPSLHQPMYYFLAMLASTDLGLCVSTMPTVLGVLWLDFCSIHLYACVLQLYVVHSFSFMESSMLFAMAYDRFVAITNPLRYPAMLTSSRVVKITVVLGLRSTMLIIPPVLRLLWFSYCHHNTLSHSYCLHQDMIRLSCSNTQFNSFYALTVILLSMGSDFLFILLSYVMIFHSVLTIASHKEQLKALNTCVSHILAVLCFYVPVLGLSIVHRFARHSSPIIHIVMGNVYILFPPLMNPIIYSIKTQQIRRAIIRIISLRQVR; this is encoded by the coding sequence ATGTCCAGTGCACTGGGTAGCAATTCTAGTTCTTCTAGCTTTCTGTTTACAGGTTTCCCTGGCTTGGAGTGGGCCCACCATTGGATCTCTATCCCTGTCTTTTCTGTGTATTTGGCTGCCATACTGGGCAATGCCACAATCATCCACATTGTCTGCACTGACCCTTCCCTGCACCAGCCAATGTATTACTTCCTAGCAATGCTGGCAAGTACAGACCTAGGCCTGTGTGTGTCTACCATGCCTACAGTGCTGGGGGTTCTGTGGCTTGATTTCTGTAGCATCCACCTCTATGCCTGTGTCCTCCAGCTCTATGTTGttcattccttctctttcatggAATCATCCATGCTCTTTGCCATGGCCTATGACCGCTTTGTTGCCATCACCAATCCACTGAGGTATCCCGCCATGCTCACCAGTTCCCGGGTGGTGAAGATCACAGTAGTCCTAGGGCTCCGGAGCACCATGCTTATCATACCTCCAGTCTTACGGTTGCTCTGGTTCTCCTATTGCCACCATAACACCCTCTCCCACTCTTACTGCTTGCATCAGGATATGATCCGCCTTTCCTGCTCTAATACACAATTCAACAGCTTCTATGCCTTGACAGTCATCTTACTCTCGATGGGGTCAGACTTCCTCTTCATCCTGCTTTCCTACGTCATGATCTTTCACTCTGTTTTGACCATTGCTTCCCATAAGGAGCAGCTTAAGGCTCTTAATACATGTGTATCCCACATTCTGGCTGTTCTGTGCTTCTATGTCCCAGTGCTGGGCCTTTCAATTGTGCACCGGTTTGCTAGGCATTCCTCACCCATCATACACATTGTAATGGGCAATGTATACATCCTCTTCCCACCTCTGATGAATCCTATCATCTACAGCATCAAGACCCAACAGATTCGCAGGGCTATTATCAGGATCATCTCTTTGAGACAAGTCAGATAA